The stretch of DNA AAGGAAACTTTTCCATCCCATCTGGAGAAAATAATTTTCATTAAAAATCCGGAAAACTATGGTTTTGCCAGAGGCAACAATGTAGGGATCCAGAGAGCACTGGAAGATAATGAATGTGAATATATTCTATGTCTAAACAATGACACTGTTTCTACCAGTGATTTCTTGGAAAAACTGGTTCTTTGCGCAGAAAAACATCCCGATGCAGGGAGTATCCAGCCCCTGATCATTTGGGGAAAAAACCATGAATTAATTGATTCTGTGGGTTTAGAATATTCTCAGAATGGTTTAGGATTCAACCGTGGCGCATATAGGCCTATTGATGAATATACTAATGAAGAAGAAATTTTTGGCTGTTGTGCTGGTGCCTGTCTTTACCGGAGAGAGGCACTGGAGGATGTTCAATTGCATCATGAATTTTTTGATGAGGATTTTTTCGCATACTTTGAAGACATAGATCTGGCTCTGCGATTGAGATGGGCTGGATGGAGTGCATGGTTTACTCCTGATGCCCGCGTATACCATTATAGTGGCGGTACTGCGGGGGATAAGACGGATTTTTCAGTGTACCATACCTGGCGGAATTATACCTGGACTGTTGCCAAAAATTTACCTTCCAGTTACATCTGGAGAAAATTCTATTTAATCATCCTCAGTGAACTTTCTCAGATTGTCCTTCATATACTCCGGAGGAAACCAGTTATATTCAAAGCCAAATGGGATGCATACCGTAATAGGGGAAATTTCACCAGTAAGGGGAAAATGACAAAAAAGAGTGTGGACTTTAAAGAAGTTGAGAAATGGTTCATATTAAAATGGCGTTAATAAATCATCGACTATTTACAGGTTTTAACCTATCAATTGTATTAAAAGTTCATATAATGCGTTATAAGTACATAAATCTTGTTAAGTATAATAATAAATAAATAAACAGGATGTAATTAGCTTGATTTCAGTGGTATCGGTGTATAACAATAAGGAGATACTGGATGAGTATCTCATTAAAAGCTTAGAAGAACAGTCTGTAGATTATGATCTCATCCTGATTGATAACACCCAGGGCGAATTTAAATCTGCTGCAAGTGCCCTTAATTCTGGTGGTGGAAAGGCCACCGAGCGTTATATTGTATTTGTACATCAGGATGTTTCTTTTGATTCGAAATTCTTGGAGGATCTGGAAACCATCCTCGATAATATCAACAATTTGGGTATTGCAGGTTTAGCCGGTGTTAGTGCGGAGACTCCTGGAGTTATTTCCAATATATTACAGGGAAAGTCAAAGGAACTGGTGGGGAAAAACAGGATTGAAACTCCCACCAGGGTGCAAACTCTGGATGAATGTTTGATTGTGATCCCTAAATCTGTGTTTGATATTTTGAAGTTTGATCAGGTTACCTGTGATGACTGGCACCTTTATGGAGTGGATTACTCTCTCTCAGTCACCAGCCAGGGGTATGATTCCTATGTTTTACCTTTAAGCATTCACCATAGGTCACCCGGTTATTCAATGTCTGCAGGTTATGATGTAACCATGAAGAAGCTATTGAAAAAACATCACCAAAATTATAAGATGGTGTATACTACTCTTGGTAATTACAACACATCCCTACCTTTATCCCTGCAGAAGAATATGAAAAAGATCATTGTGCCTCTGTTAAAGGCTACAGGGCAATGGAAATATGATTAACATTTAATTTCATTTAATAATCCATTTGAATACTATGAAGTCCTGGTATTTAATAATCCATTTGAAACACGATAAAGTCCTGGTTTTCATAAGCTTTATGTGAATTATCAGGCATTATCTGGTCAATGTATGATGGAATATCCACAGTGGAATAGTAGAGTGGATAAAACTCCGAATCAACCTTCTTCAGGATGAACTCGTTACCCTGGGGTGAAAGTACCAGTCTCTTGTCGAATACCACGTAACCTATATCCTCTTTTTGACGTTCCGAAATGGGTAAGCCCTTGATGGAGAAGTAATCAAAATCATAGTGCATGGGCATTCCAGATACTGTTGACACGAACATTCCCGCAAACTGGTTGGATATTAACATGGATCTACTGGTATTTCCATTTTCCCTGAACCAGTTAGCCAGATCCACCTCAGACTGTGAGGGTGGGGATATTTGAACAGTCCCATACACATTTTTAACACCAAAGTTGGTAACTTTAGGGTTGGTAACTGTTAAAACACCACTAACTGCACATATAAGATATATTATAATCAAAAATACAGCCCCCAGCTTGGGGGATGAAATAATAGGATACTTTTTTACAGGATATTCCTTAATTTTACTTGAACTTTCTTCATTGGAACTTCCTTTCATAGGAATGTCACTATTATGTGAACTTTCATTCTCGGAAATGCCTTCATTATCTGGGCTTTCATGTAGTTTTTCTTGATAATCTTCCAAACTGTTAATAATAAAGGTGATTCCCAATCCTCCCAGCATGGAAAGGGGTATCAGGAGGTATATTATCACCCGGTAAGAGATCACGCTGATTCCAAACCAGTAAGAATTACTTAACAGGATCATGGCAATGACCCACACCAGCATAAGCAAATCCTTTCGGCGGTGTTTTTTCAAGGCCACAATTCCCCCTATAACCGAGAAGATTATGACTAAAAATCCCAGGTTCCCGAAGTAACCCCATAAACTTAGAGGTCGGTTGGAAACCAAACTTGAACTTTTACTTAAAAGCAGTAATATCTGGCCGGATAATCCCTGGAGTATCTGTGGTGCCATGATCTGGAGAGCAACTACACCCAAAACCATTAAAACAATTAAAGCTGCAAAGAAGGATAAAAAATTCTTAAACACAGCTAAATTTCGATAAACTATTAATTCAAGGAGTGTGATGCCGATTATTATCAGAGACAGACATAGTGTGGCTGGTTGGTGGGTTAGAATCACCAGGCAGAAGAAAACTCCTCCCAATAGGGCGGGTTTAATATCCTTATTTTTAATGGAAGAATAGTAAAAGTACACTGCCAGGGGTATGAAGATAAGTGCCAAGTTCTCAGGTAATGGTAGCACCATTCTACCCACCAGGTAACTGGATAACATTAAAAATCCAGCACTGGCACCTGCAATTTCACCATAAAAACGATATGCCACATAGGATACTGATAAAACCAGTGATGTGGCCATAACTGGTTGTAAGAATCTGGCAACCTGGAAAAAGTCAACACCAAATACTGTGCCCAGACCTGCTATCAGGAGATGGAAAAGTGGAGGGTAACCCATTTGCTGACCACTAGGGGCATTCAGCAGAGGATCAGTGAGGGTGAAACCGTAAGTCGCGTATACATGAGCGTACTGCACGTGGTATATTATATCCCATCCCAGTGGCCACTGGTACTTTAAAGTAGGAATGAATGCAATGAACAGAGCAGCAATTGCGGGTAAAACCACTAGGATCTTCTTATTTTCAGGAAAGGTTAGATTCATGATATCGTTCCTTATATCAAGCTCAATATTAATTTATATAAATAGATTGCTAATTTTTTTATTATTCACTTCAGATAATATTGAGAAATTCTCATCCAGATTTCAAAATACCCTTAACCATATCATAAATAATACTCAAATAAGACTTAACTACTTGAATAATTAACTGGGAAACATTAATATTATTCCTACCTGCAAGCCTCTCCTTTAAGTAGTATCCCCCGTCTGCAAGAATTATAAAAGAGTATTGGAATTTATCCTTAAAAGTCCCATATCTTTTAGCAGTGGTGAGCATGTTTTCAGATTGTAACATTATCATACGGGCGTTAACTGATTTCTTTTTAATGGATTTACCACGTTTATGATAAACAAGAGATGTGGGAACGTATATTGTTTTCCAACCATTTTTATGGGATCTCCATGATAATTCCGCATCCTCGTACACCGTGAAAAAGGTCTCATCAAATAATCCGATTCCCTGGAGCATTTCCTTTTTATACAAGCATGCCGCGGCAATAGCTCCAATAATGTATTCTGGATCATCATACTGGCCTTCATCCGGTTCTTCATGACCCCTATCAACGATTCTTCCCATCTTTAGAAGATGGCCAGTTGAATCGATGATCTGGGGGTTATTGTATTTTAGAATTTTAGACCCGGCCATACCAATTTCAGGATTACTTTCAGCGGCATTAACCAGTTCCATTAAGAAGTTCTCCTTAACCACGGTATCATTGTTTAAGAGCATTATGTAATCCGGATCCAGGACACTTAAGGCTAAATTAATACCAATATTATTACCCTTAGCAAATCCGTAATTCTCATTGTTTTTTATTAGAATGAGTTTTTTCTTATTAGGTGTTGAAAAATCTGTCCCTGAAAAATTAGATTGATTTTTCAATTGATTTTCATCATATTCCACAAGTTCGATGGGCTTGTTACCTGATTCATAATCAAAAAACTTTGATTCTATTCTTAATGAGCCACTGCAGTAATTTCTGATTTTTTCCAGGGACTCATCCTCAGAATTATTGTCAACCAGGATCACATCATAGTTGGGGTAATCAATCTGGTAAAGTGATTCTAAACATTCAACGGTGTCTTTCCAACCATTCCAGTTTAGTATGATTACAGAAACATGGGGAAACATATTTTTATTCTCTTGTTTTAGTTAAAATAGTGATATTTTTTTAATAATTGTTCTTCTAATTTTTAATAAGTGTTATTCTAACCGTGCTGTTTATACCCGGTCTTAATTAACATGCTTATACCATGTATGCTTTTGTGAGCAGTAGGGAGTGCTGTTTACCAGGTCTAAGTTAACCCGTGCTATTTTCTGTTTTAATTAACATTATTATCGTATTTTTCAGAGGCAGATGCTTCCACTGGATTAGGTGAGGATTCTTCCATTGCCCTGCTAAATGATTCCTCGAAAACATCGGCTACATTACGCCATGTGAACCTTTGAGCGGTTTTAAGACCATTTTCTTTGAATTTTTCTCCCAATTCATCATTGGTTAATAATTCATGTATGCCCCTGGCAAGTTCATCTGGATCCTTAACTGGGACCATTATAGCATTTTCCCCATTGGAAACGAAATCTCTGACACCTAAACAATCTGTAGTTACAACCGGCGTTCCACAGGCCATTGATTCTAATGGAGGTAATCCGAATCCTTCCTTGTGGGATGGGAATGCGAAAATATCCGAAGAACTATACAATTCGGCCATTAAATCATCACTAGGTCTTTCGAATAATTTATAATTAAATTTAAACCCATGTTTATCCTTCAAAGCATCGAGTATTTTCCTGTTTCCAACTGCTATTAATGTTAAGTCCGGTATTTCTCCAGAAACAATGTTCAATGCTTTAATTAAATCTCCATCCCCCTTATACTTCCCACCCCTCAGTATGGTCATTATCTTATGCCCTGGAACATCTTCCAGGACGTTTTGACGAGGATAAAAATTTTCATGATTTAAACCATCTCCTGCCAGAATGGCGTTTTTACCATAATCCTCCTTGATCCAATCCTTAAGCCAGTTGGATATGGTTAGAATGTTCAGTGGCAGGTATAAACTTTCTTTAAACATTCTCACGTCATAGGGTCCGAGTGGCTCAACCAGTTCCTCAAAATCCTGGAAGAAATAGAAGGGTATGCCTTTTTGGCTCCTGTAAACAGCAAAGGATGTGCTGAACCAGGTGGCCACATTTATATCACAATCTGGTGTTATTTGTGATAATGGTTTAACCAGGTCGGCGTCGAATCCTGTTTTGAACCATCTGAAGATTCCTCCAAGGCTGGAATACTCAAAATCATCTTTTTTTCTGAATTTGTTTATGGGGTTTAATATTTTAATGATATAAGGAGCTTTTACGTATCTAACATCAGCTTTAACTGGAAACCATGAATGATTTCCCTGCAGTGCGGTAATGGTAATAGTATGTCCACGATCTGAAAGTTCATTTATTATCTCAAAAACTGCTCTTGCACCACCACTCATTGATGTTGACATCATGGTAAAATTTATTTTCATTAATTTATTCCTCCAGAAAAACCATTGATTATTATCGTGTATTTATCAGTTTATCAATTAATGATACATACTAAATGCTTTTTGGATACATATATCCAATTTAATACTATTATTGTTGTTAAAGTTTTTTTATTGAATTAAAATTATTACCTAAATTTTAACTCTTTTTTAGGTAATATTCTTTAGATAAACTTATAAATTGTGAGTATAATATAACGTTGATGATTAAAGAACTAGGGATAATTTCAGGCTTAAGATGAATCTCATCACTTATAAATCAATTTACATTAACAATAAGATATTATAATACCTGAAATAAATTTTTGCTATATCACCTATTAGTTTTACATCAACCCCCCTGAATACCAGAAGATAAGGAGATAATTAATGAACTTAACTATCAAATCTCTTAACCGTTACGATAAGATCTTTCTATTGTTAATTGCAGCTTACCTAATAACTTGGATTTTACTGGTAAGGAACTACCAGTTCCTGGGTATTAATGATTCCATCTCTTACATGTCCATTGCAAAATTATACCTAAACGGGGATTATGCAAATGCCATAAATGGTTATTGGTCACCACTTTATTCCTGGTTAATGGTTCCATATCTTAAAATAGTAGGTTATTCGCCCCTTAATGCGTTGTGGGCGGCTAGAATAGTAAACCTGTTCACCGGAATATTGGCCCTAATAGGGATCAGGAGTCTTTCCCATAAGATGGGATTAAATAAAAAGATGACTACCCTCACAATTTTAACATTAATCCCCTTGATCCTGTATTTATCATTAACACAGATTATGCCTGATCTTTTAATGGCAACTCTACTGGTGTTATATTTTAACATTATCTTCTCTGAAGGATATTCCCAAAAATTGTCAAATGGACTCTTCTGTGGAGTTATAGTTGCATTTGCCTTTTTAACCAAAGCTTATGTTTTACTTTTTTTCCTGTTACATTTCCCTTTATTTAATTTTATTCAATGGAAGACCAATATTTCTCCAGAAAAACGAAAGAATATTACCAAAAACTTTTTAATCGGATTGGCAGTATTTTTTATCATTAGCGGTGTGTGGATATTCACCATAAGTGAAAAATATGATAAGTTAACTTACAGCACCAGTGGAGATTATAATTTTAAGGTTGTGGGACCTGAATCTATTGGACAGCCTGCACAGAATCCCGGATTTATACAACCACCATATTTAAAAGGTTCAAGTGCATGGGAAGATCCATCCGCAAACGCATCTTACTCCCAATTAAAGGCATGGAGCCCTTTTAAATCAACAGCCTTTTTGATTTATGAATTAAAAAAGATTCCAGATAACATCGTAGTATTATCCAACATGTTACTGTCTTTTTCATATTTCACGCTTCTAATAATTCTCTTTTATTTCATACTGTCAATCAGTTCCGTGAAAAAACTGTTAAAACGCACTGAAATACTGTATCCTCTCTTAACTGTTCTTGTATTCCCTTTGGGATATTTGTTAATAGTTCTGGATGTTAGATATTTATGGATACTCTTTGTGTTACTGGTAATCATGGGTTTTTATCTGCTGCAACTCCTCTTCAAAAACGGTTTTTTAAACCAGTATGGTAAAAAAATCCTGGCAATAACATTAATGATTTCTTTTGTTATAATGCCAATTTCTGGACTTTATGGATCTTACAATGCTTATGAAAATTTTTACAAAATGGCCAACCAGTTAAAAGAACATGGTATAGAAGGTAACATTGCATCCAGTGGGAATACTACACACTATGGTGAAGACATTATCATCAGCTTTTTCATGGACACCAGTTACTTTGGTTATGCTAAAGAAGATACAACTTATACGCAACTGGTAAGTGAATTGAAAAAATATAATATAGATTATTATATATTCTGGGAAAATTCGGGGAAAAATGAGCAATTTTTAACACAGAACTTCCCTGAAGTCACCAATGGAACTATCAAAGGTATTAAAGTATTTAAGATAAGTACATAATTGATATTATAAGAATAAAGATATTATAAGAATAAAAGTAATGCTAAAATAATTTCAAATTAAAAAAAACAAATTTCCCTAGAAAATTTATAATCATAATGGACTTTGATTAAATGAGAGTCACCCTTAAAACCATTGGCAGGAAACTGATAAAAGACCAGACCGATAAAACCATTGTACAACTCTTTAGGTATGTATTTGTAGGCGGAGCAGCGTTTATAGTTGACTTTGGATCCCTCTTCATATTTACTGAATTTTTTGGTATTTATTATCTGATCTCAGCAGCTATTGCATTCATTTTAGGCTTAATTGCAA from Methanobacterium sp. Maddingley MBC34 encodes:
- a CDS encoding putative glycosyltransferase (PFAM: Glycosyl transferase family 2) — its product is MVKVYIVTPNYNGMKFLDEYFSSLFNQTFKDFKIVFVENSPDCESIDYVKETFPSHLEKIIFIKNPENYGFARGNNVGIQRALEDNECEYILCLNNDTVSTSDFLEKLVLCAEKHPDAGSIQPLIIWGKNHELIDSVGLEYSQNGLGFNRGAYRPIDEYTNEEEIFGCCAGACLYRREALEDVQLHHEFFDEDFFAYFEDIDLALRLRWAGWSAWFTPDARVYHYSGGTAGDKTDFSVYHTWRNYTWTVAKNLPSSYIWRKFYLIILSELSQIVLHILRRKPVIFKAKWDAYRNRGNFTSKGKMTKKSVDFKEVEKWFILKWR
- a CDS encoding putative glycosyltransferase (PFAM: Glycosyl transferase family 2) codes for the protein MFPHVSVIILNWNGWKDTVECLESLYQIDYPNYDVILVDNNSEDESLEKIRNYCSGSLRIESKFFDYESGNKPIELVEYDENQLKNQSNFSGTDFSTPNKKKLILIKNNENYGFAKGNNIGINLALSVLDPDYIMLLNNDTVVKENFLMELVNAAESNPEIGMAGSKILKYNNPQIIDSTGHLLKMGRIVDRGHEEPDEGQYDDPEYIIGAIAAACLYKKEMLQGIGLFDETFFTVYEDAELSWRSHKNGWKTIYVPTSLVYHKRGKSIKKKSVNARMIMLQSENMLTTAKRYGTFKDKFQYSFIILADGGYYLKERLAGRNNINVSQLIIQVVKSYLSIIYDMVKGILKSG
- a CDS encoding glycosyltransferase (PFAM: Glycosyl transferases group 1) produces the protein MKINFTMMSTSMSGGARAVFEIINELSDRGHTITITALQGNHSWFPVKADVRYVKAPYIIKILNPINKFRKKDDFEYSSLGGIFRWFKTGFDADLVKPLSQITPDCDINVATWFSTSFAVYRSQKGIPFYFFQDFEELVEPLGPYDVRMFKESLYLPLNILTISNWLKDWIKEDYGKNAILAGDGLNHENFYPRQNVLEDVPGHKIMTILRGGKYKGDGDLIKALNIVSGEIPDLTLIAVGNRKILDALKDKHGFKFNYKLFERPSDDLMAELYSSSDIFAFPSHKEGFGLPPLESMACGTPVVTTDCLGVRDFVSNGENAIMVPVKDPDELARGIHELLTNDELGEKFKENGLKTAQRFTWRNVADVFEESFSRAMEESSPNPVEASASEKYDNNVN